Proteins encoded in a region of the Methanomassiliicoccales archaeon genome:
- a CDS encoding cobyrinate a,c-diamide synthase: MISNVPRIVMAGERSGVGKSTITVGILLALKARGLAAQPFKVGPDFLDPMHHSILMDRKSRNLDTWMFPGAVKELFVRSSQKADIAVIEGVMGMYDGFDGTSDEGSTAHLAKTLDSPVILVLDAHASARSLGAVALGFQEYDRKVNVAAVIFNNVAGERHLHMLESSLRGVESLGGIFTVEKAALGSRHLGLVPAEEDFDPARYDEIRKMVEARIDIDRLMEIARTAGPVEAPTGDLFPNKKEVATIGVAKDSAFNFYYEDNLDILRSHGARIEFFSPMSGEVPDVDGLYFGGGYPEVFAQGLASSAGVREKVKRLSDDGMAVYAECGGMMYACKTLRTMDGKEHRMTGMFDAKVEMTGKLQALGYVEAKVIKDCVLSPKGGSARGHVFHYSHVSETSENEFAYDLDKQKGISKSLDGFVRDNSLASYTHLHFGSCPGFADNFVRACAGYRRR, translated from the coding sequence TTGATAAGCAATGTCCCCCGGATAGTGATGGCCGGTGAACGGAGCGGCGTAGGCAAATCGACGATCACGGTGGGGATACTTCTGGCGCTCAAAGCCAGGGGCTTGGCCGCCCAGCCGTTCAAGGTGGGCCCGGACTTCCTAGATCCGATGCACCACTCCATCCTGATGGACCGGAAATCCCGGAACCTGGACACCTGGATGTTCCCCGGCGCGGTGAAAGAGCTGTTCGTCCGCAGCAGCCAGAAAGCGGACATCGCGGTCATCGAGGGGGTCATGGGAATGTACGACGGGTTCGATGGGACCTCCGATGAGGGAAGCACCGCCCACCTGGCAAAGACTCTCGATTCGCCGGTCATCCTGGTGTTGGATGCCCATGCCTCGGCACGCAGCCTCGGGGCGGTCGCCCTCGGTTTCCAGGAATACGATCGAAAAGTGAACGTGGCCGCGGTCATCTTCAACAATGTGGCCGGGGAACGGCACCTGCATATGCTGGAATCGTCCCTCAGGGGGGTGGAATCCCTCGGCGGCATTTTCACCGTGGAGAAGGCGGCCCTGGGCAGCAGGCATCTGGGACTGGTGCCGGCCGAGGAGGATTTCGATCCCGCCCGCTACGATGAGATTCGGAAGATGGTGGAGGCGCGCATCGATATCGATCGGTTGATGGAGATCGCCAGGACCGCTGGGCCGGTGGAAGCGCCGACCGGGGATCTTTTCCCCAACAAAAAAGAGGTCGCCACCATCGGGGTGGCCAAGGATTCGGCCTTCAATTTCTATTACGAGGACAACCTGGATATACTGCGCTCGCACGGTGCAAGGATCGAGTTCTTCTCCCCTATGTCAGGGGAGGTCCCGGACGTGGACGGACTCTACTTCGGCGGCGGCTACCCGGAGGTGTTCGCCCAAGGGCTGGCGTCAAGCGCAGGCGTGCGTGAGAAGGTGAAACGGCTATCGGACGACGGAATGGCCGTCTATGCCGAGTGCGGGGGGATGATGTATGCCTGCAAGACGCTCCGGACCATGGACGGGAAGGAGCACCGCATGACCGGCATGTTCGACGCAAAGGTGGAGATGACCGGCAAGCTCCAGGCCCTGGGATATGTGGAGGCGAAGGTGATCAAGGATTGCGTCCTTTCTCCCAAGGGCGGCAGCGCCAGGGGACATGTGTTCCATTATTCGCACGTTTCCGAGACCTCGGAGAACGAGTTCGCATACGATCTGGACAAGCAGAAAGGGATATCGAAGAGCCTGGACGGCTTCGTCCGGGACAATTCGCTGGCATCCTACACCCATCTGCACTTCGGTTCGTGTCCCGGTTTCGCCGACAACTTTGTGAGGGCCTGTGCCGGATACCGACGTCGGTGA